The sequence GCGAGCAGTCGCGGCGGGATCCGGCTGCTCGCGGAGCTGGTGCGCCGGCCGTTCTGGATGATCGGCATGGCCGGTGTGATCTGCGCGGCCCTGTTCCAGAGTCTGGCGCTGGTCAACGGGCCGCTGGCGCTGGTCCAGCCGCTGTTCATCCTGGAGCTGCCCTTCGCGCTGCTGGTCGCCGCCCCGCTGATGCACCGGCGGCTGCCGCCCTCGGGCTGGTGGGGCGTCGCGAGCTGTGTGGCGGGGCTCGCCGTGCTGCTGATCGCGGCCGCACCGCACGGCGCGCTCGACCAGGCGCCGCTCACCCGGTGGATCCCGGCGCTGTGTCTGTGCGTCGGTGTCATGGCCGGTACCGTGCTCCTCGCCGCCCCGGGACGCCCGGCGGCCCGGCGCGCCGCGCTGCTGGCGGCCGCTTCCGCCACGGGCAACGCGCTGACCGCGGCGCTGCTGAAGTCGGCCTCGGGCACCTTCGCCGACGAGGGGTTCCTGGCGTTCCTGCGGTCGTGGCAGACGTACGGCTTCGCGCTCGCCGGGGTGGCCGCCGTCCTGCTGCTGGAGAACGCGCTCCAGGCGGGCCCGCTGGCCGCCGCCCAGCCCGCGCTGACCATCGGTGACGCGGTGGTGAGCCTGGCCCTCGGCATCGCGCTGTTCCACGAGCGGATCCGTACGGGCTGGTGGCTGGCGCCGGAGGTGTGCGGGGCGCTGATGATCGTCGCGGGCGTGCTGGTGCTGAGCCGGGCCGTGCAGCGGATCACGGTGGTGCCGGTGGCGGCCGAGGAGGAGATCGAGGCCTGAACGGCCCGGGGCGTCGGCCCTGAGCGTCCCTGGAGCGGGTCTCATGGCCGTCCTTTTATGCACCACGCCGCACCAAATGCCGCTTTTCATATGTTTATCGCTCATATTATGCGACACGTCAGACGAATCGAATGCCCCGGTCGAGGAGGCGATGGCGTGCCGTCGAGTGGAATCAGCCGTCGGAGTGCGGCGCGTCTGGGCCTCGGCGCCGGTCTCGGCGTGGCGGCCGCCGCGCTGACCGGATGCGACGGCGGCGGGCTGGGCCTCGGCTCCTCGGGACCCGGCGGGCAGCGGCAGGCGCCCCGGCTGATCGGCGACGGCTCGACCTCCTACACCGGGCGCCAGCCGAACCAGCCGGACGCGCCCACCCGGCTGGAACCGGGCGAGGCCCCGCCGCAGTTCGTGGTGTTCTCCTGGGACGGCGCGGGCGAACTGGGCACCGGGCTCTTCCCGCGCTTCCTGGAACTGGCCCGCGAGCACGACGCCCGGATGACCTTCTTCCTGTCCGGCCTCTATCTGCTGCCGGAGGACAAGAAGCGGCTGTACCGTCCGCCCAACAACCCGGTCGGCGCCTCGGACATCGGCTATCTCACGAACGAGCACATCAAGGAGACCCTGAAGTACGTGCGCCAGGCCTGGCTCGACGGGCACGAGATCGGCACACACTTCAACGGGCACTTCTGCGAGGGCTCCGGATCGGTGGCCGACTGGACCCCGGCGCAGTGGCGCTCGGAGATCGAGCAGGCCCAAGGCTTCGTCAAGTCCTGGCGCACCAACACCGGCTGGCACGACGAGCCGCCGCTGCCCTTCGACTACGACAAGGAACTCGTGGGCGGCCGCACCCCCTGCCTGCTCGGCCAGGAGAACCTGCTGCCGACCGCGCGCGAACTGGGGTGGCGCTACGACGCCTCGTCACCGGGCGGGGTGCAGCGCTGGCCCCGGAAGCGGGACGGCGTATGGGATCTGCCGTTGCAGGGCATCCCGTTCCCGGGGCGCAGCTTCGAGGTGCTGTCCATGGACTGGAACATGCTGGCCAACCAGTCCCGGAACTCGACGCGCGCGCCGTCGTACAACTACCCCTACTGGCGCGCCCAGACCTCGCAGGCGTACCAGGCGGGGTTCGACCGGGCCTATGAGACGAACCGCGCGCCGCTGTTCATCGGCAACCACTTCGAGCAGTGGAACGGCGGCATCTACATGGACGCGGTCGAGGAGGCGTTTCGGCAGATCGCCGGGCGGCCGGAGGTACGGCTGGTCTCCTTCCGGCAGTTCGTCGACTGGCTCGACGCCCAGGACCCGGCGATCCTCGCGCGACTGCGCACCCTGGAGGTCGGCGAGAAGCCGGTGGGCGGCTGGAGTTCGTTCCTGCGCTCCGCCAAGTAGGGCCGGTACCGGGCGGGTTCAGTCGGCGGCGCGGCGGGCGTACACCTCGATCTCGATCTTCATCCGCGGGTCGGCGAGGCCGCACTCCATCATCGTGGCGGCCGGACGGATCTCGCCGAAGCAGGCGCGCAGCGCAGGCCAGCAGGGCTCGAAGTCCGCGCGGTCGGGCAGCAGATAGCGGACCCGCACCACATCGGCGAACGCGCACCCGGCCTCGGCCAGCGCGGCCCCGATGTTGCGCAGGCACTGCTCGGCCTGCTCCACCACGTCCTCCGAGATGGTCATGGCGGTGTAGTCGAACCCGGTGGTCCCGGACACATGCACCCAGTCGCCGTCGACCACGGCGCGGGCGTAACCGATCTGCTCCTCGAAGACCGAACCGCTGAGGATGGCACGTCGCTCTGTCATGATCCGAACGCTAAGCCGAGGGCCGTGATCCCGTCCAACGCGCGCTCAGCCGGGGGTCGTCATGCGCTGGGTGCCGATGACCGCCAGCAGCCGCAGGGCCTGCTCGGAGGACGAGCCGGGAACGGCGGTGTAGATGACGACCTGCTGGTCGCGGTCGGTCAGTTCGAGGGCGTCGCAGTCGACGGTGACCGGTCCCACCAGCGGGTGCCGGAAGGTCTTGCGCACGGTGGGTTCGGCCACCTCGCGGGCTGCCCACAGACGGGCGAACTCCTCGCTGCCGTCGAGGAGTTCGCGGATCAGCCCGGTCACCTCGGGGTCGTCGGGATAGCGGACGGCGGCGGTGCGCAGGCGGTGCGCCACGTGTCGCGCGAACGCGGCGGCGTCGGACACCCCGTACAGCCGGCGGTCCTCGGGACGCGGCCCGAGGAAGGCCCGGCGGGCGAGGTTGCGGTCGCGGCGCGGCAGGGCCGAGAAGTCCTCCATGAGGGCGGCCGCCAGGTCGTTCCAGGCGAGCACCTCCAGGGTGGCCGAGGTGACGAAGGCGGCGGCGCCCGGCAGCCGGTGCACCAGGTCGAGGATGCTCTGCCGGACCTCGCGCGGGGGCCCGGGCGCGGGGCTCGGCGGGGCGCCGGCCAGCCGGTGGAGGTGGTCGCGTTCGGCTTCCGTCAGCCGCAGGGCGCGGGTCAGCCCGGCCAGCACCTCCCGCGAGGGGCGCGGGGCGCGGGCCTGTTCGAGCCGGGCGTAGTACTCGGTGGAGATGAACGCCAGCGCCGCCACCTCCTCGCGCCGCAGTCCCGGCGTGCGACGGCGCGGCCCGAGGGGCAGTCCGACGTCGGCCGGTCCGATCCGCTCGCGCCTGCTGCGCAGGAAGGCGCCCAGTTCCGCTCTGTCCACCGTTCCAGTGTGCGCGCCCGCCGGACGGCCGATCCAGGTACAGGTGGTGCCTGGATACGGGCCGGGACAGGGCGCAGGCTCAGAGGTATGAACAGCACACAGAACACCGAGACACCTCGCCCGGCGTCCGCCGGGCTGCTGGCCGGCAAGGTCGCCTTCGTCACCGGTGCCGGGCGCGGCATCGGCGCGGCGGCGGCCCGGCTGTTCGCCCGGGAGGGCGCGCGGGTGCTGCTCGCGGCCCGCACGGAGGAGCAGCTGAGGGCGGTGGCCGAGGAGATCCGGGCGGCGGGCGGCACCGCGGAGCACGTGGTGTGCGATCTGGCCGACGGGGCGAGCGTGCGCGCCGCGGTGGACCGTGCCGTGGCGCGGTTCGGCCGGCTCGACGTCGCGTTCAACAACGGTGCGACGATCCAGCGGCCCGGCCCCATGGACGAACTGCCGGAGGCCGACCTCGACCAGATCTACACGGTGAACATGAAGGGCGTCTGGCTGGCCATGGCCGCCGAGGTCGCCGCGATCCGGGCGAGCGCCGGGACCGGCGCCATCGTCAACAACTCGTCCGTGGGCAGCCTGCGCGGCAACCCCGAACTGCCCGCCTACGCCGCGACGAAGCGGGCGGTGAACAGCCTGACCGCGTCGGCCGCCGTGACCTACGGCCCGGAGGGCATCCGCGTCAACGCGATCGCGCCCGGGTTCACACTGACGGAGATGACCCGGACCTGGGAGGCGGAGTCGCCGGGTGTCCGGGAGCGGATCACGGCGGGGATCCCGCTGGGCCGGGCGGCCGCCCCGGAGGAGATCGCCGAGGCCGCCGCGTGGCTCCTCAGCGACCGCTCCTCCTTCGTGACCGGCACGGTGCTCCGGGTCGACGGGGGCGCCCGCGCCTGACCAGGTCCGCGTCAGCCGAGGCCCATGACGCTCGTCGTGCGCTCAGCCATCCGCTGCTCGCCGAGCGCGTTGGGGTGGACCGGCACGATGTTCGAGCCGAACAGCAGCGGCTCGATCCACCGGGTGCCCGAGGGCTGGCAGGCGTCGTGCCCGTTGGACGCCTGGGAGAAGTCCACGAAGGTGGCCCCGGTCTCCTGGGCGGCGCGCTGCACGACGGAGTTGAGGTGGGCCTGGAGCGCCCGCAGGTACGGGATGTCACCGGAGGCGATCGGCAGCTTCACGAAGCAGGACGCGTCGAAGGCGGAGGGCACGATCCAGGGGTAACCCAGCACCGCCACCCGGGCGTTGGGCGCCTTGGCCCGCAGGGCGGTCAGGGCGCTCTTCAGCGCGGGGTAGGTGTTCGCGTCGATCGCGTCGTCGAAGGACGTGCCGTACTTGTCCTTGCAGGGGTGGCCGAAGCCGGCGCTGAGGACGCCGGCGGTGCCGCAGTCCACGATGGCGCTCAGGAACGTGCTGTTGTCGTTGCCGCCGATGGTCAGCGTCACCAGGTCGGTGTTCGCGTTCACCGCGTCCAACTGCGGTGCCACGCCCGGGTACTGGGACTGGCTGAAGTCCTTGGTCTCGGCGCCGCCGCAGGTGACGTCCGTCAGCGAGGCACCGGTCGACTTCGCGAGGACGTGCGGGTAGTTGGCGGTGGAGCGCAGACAGAGCAGATTGCTGGTGTCGATGGGCGTGACGCCCGAGCCCGCGCTGTAACTGTCGCCGAGCGCGACATAGTTGAGGGGAGTCGCGGCATGGGCGGGGGCGGCGGTGAGGCCGAGGGCCAGCGTGCCGGCGAGTGCGGTGGCCGCGGCGGCGGCACGGCGCAGGGCAGGGGTGGGCATGGGGAGTGGCTCCCTCTTCTGTGCGACGGGTGCGGGGCAGGGGGGATCGCCGGGCGTCGAGGCGCTGCGTGGGGTGCGCACAACGACGGCCGTGGAGCAGGGAGTTGCGGTACTACCAGCGAGTTCTACTGCTAGGTAATGTGCGGGCGACTGATCGCCGAGTCAACATTGCGGACCGAAGTTCTTGAAATGCTCATGAAATATGGATGTCAAAACGCCGTCACAACGGGCGGATTTGGCGCCGGTATGACAGGGCGGCTCCGGCGATGGGCCCGCAGCGTGTCCCGGCGGTACAAGGGGTGCATGACGGATCATTCGAGCACGGATGCACCCGGGAGCGGTGGACCGCGGCCTTGGACCCGGTCGTGTCGGTGCCGGTAATCTTCCGCGTCCCGTCGACACCGGTGACCCCTCCCCCGAAAGGACGACCATGGACCAGTCCTCCCCCGCGCCCACCGTGGAGCGCGTGGACGCACGGCACCGTTACGAGATCCTGGTCGGCGGCGAACGCGCCGGCCTCACCGCCTACCGCGACCGGGGCGAGCAGCGGGTCTTCTTCCACACCGAGATCGACGACGCCCACGCGGGTCAGGGTCTGGCCGGGCAGCTGGTCGAGTACTCCCTCACGGATGTGCGGGCGCTCGGCAAGCGGATCGTGCCGGTGTGCCCGTACGTCGCCAAGTTCCTGAAGAAACACGAGGAGTTCGCCGACATCACGGACGAGGTGACCCCCGAGATCCTGAGCTGGCTCGACACCCAGCACGGCTGACCCGTAAGGCCCGACCCGGCCCCGGCGCAAAGGGCTTGCCATCCCCGTTCGGGCGATGGCAAGATCCCACCAGC is a genomic window of Streptomyces sp. WP-1 containing:
- a CDS encoding DMT family transporter translates to MIELAAAFAVAGAASNAVGTAFQRKAAAASSRGGIRLLAELVRRPFWMIGMAGVICAALFQSLALVNGPLALVQPLFILELPFALLVAAPLMHRRLPPSGWWGVASCVAGLAVLLIAAAPHGALDQAPLTRWIPALCLCVGVMAGTVLLAAPGRPAARRAALLAAASATGNALTAALLKSASGTFADEGFLAFLRSWQTYGFALAGVAAVLLLENALQAGPLAAAQPALTIGDAVVSLALGIALFHERIRTGWWLAPEVCGALMIVAGVLVLSRAVQRITVVPVAAEEEIEA
- a CDS encoding RidA family protein produces the protein MTERRAILSGSVFEEQIGYARAVVDGDWVHVSGTTGFDYTAMTISEDVVEQAEQCLRNIGAALAEAGCAFADVVRVRYLLPDRADFEPCWPALRACFGEIRPAATMMECGLADPRMKIEIEVYARRAAD
- a CDS encoding helix-turn-helix transcriptional regulator; the encoded protein is MDRAELGAFLRSRRERIGPADVGLPLGPRRRTPGLRREEVAALAFISTEYYARLEQARAPRPSREVLAGLTRALRLTEAERDHLHRLAGAPPSPAPGPPREVRQSILDLVHRLPGAAAFVTSATLEVLAWNDLAAALMEDFSALPRRDRNLARRAFLGPRPEDRRLYGVSDAAAFARHVAHRLRTAAVRYPDDPEVTGLIRELLDGSEEFARLWAAREVAEPTVRKTFRHPLVGPVTVDCDALELTDRDQQVVIYTAVPGSSSEQALRLLAVIGTQRMTTPG
- a CDS encoding SDR family NAD(P)-dependent oxidoreductase — encoded protein: MNSTQNTETPRPASAGLLAGKVAFVTGAGRGIGAAAARLFAREGARVLLAARTEEQLRAVAEEIRAAGGTAEHVVCDLADGASVRAAVDRAVARFGRLDVAFNNGATIQRPGPMDELPEADLDQIYTVNMKGVWLAMAAEVAAIRASAGTGAIVNNSSVGSLRGNPELPAYAATKRAVNSLTASAAVTYGPEGIRVNAIAPGFTLTEMTRTWEAESPGVRERITAGIPLGRAAAPEEIAEAAAWLLSDRSSFVTGTVLRVDGGARA
- a CDS encoding SGNH/GDSL hydrolase family protein; its protein translation is MPTPALRRAAAAATALAGTLALGLTAAPAHAATPLNYVALGDSYSAGSGVTPIDTSNLLCLRSTANYPHVLAKSTGASLTDVTCGGAETKDFSQSQYPGVAPQLDAVNANTDLVTLTIGGNDNSTFLSAIVDCGTAGVLSAGFGHPCKDKYGTSFDDAIDANTYPALKSALTALRAKAPNARVAVLGYPWIVPSAFDASCFVKLPIASGDIPYLRALQAHLNSVVQRAAQETGATFVDFSQASNGHDACQPSGTRWIEPLLFGSNIVPVHPNALGEQRMAERTTSVMGLG
- a CDS encoding GNAT family N-acetyltransferase, with amino-acid sequence MDQSSPAPTVERVDARHRYEILVGGERAGLTAYRDRGEQRVFFHTEIDDAHAGQGLAGQLVEYSLTDVRALGKRIVPVCPYVAKFLKKHEEFADITDEVTPEILSWLDTQHG